In one window of Hymenobacter nivis DNA:
- a CDS encoding MGMT family protein gives MKKPASPPDAPAPARNFFADVHEVTRLVPPGRVTSYGAIAHYLGATRGARTVGYALMAANLDAATLRREAPVPAHRVVNRLGQLTGRGHFPTPTAMQERLEAEGVRVEDDTVVDFEKLFWNPATELV, from the coding sequence ATGAAAAAGCCTGCCTCGCCGCCCGATGCGCCCGCCCCGGCGCGCAATTTTTTCGCCGATGTGCACGAGGTGACGCGCCTCGTGCCGCCGGGCCGCGTCACCAGCTACGGCGCTATTGCCCACTACCTGGGGGCCACCCGCGGGGCCCGCACCGTGGGCTATGCCCTGATGGCTGCCAACCTCGACGCCGCCACGCTGCGCCGCGAGGCCCCCGTGCCCGCCCACCGCGTCGTGAACCGGCTGGGGCAGCTCACTGGGCGCGGCCACTTCCCCACGCCCACCGCCATGCAGGAGCGCCTCGAAGCCGAGGGCGTGCGCGTGGAAGACGATACCGTGGTGGACTTTGAAAAGCTGTTCTGGAACCCGGCCACGGAGTTGGTTTAG
- a CDS encoding efflux RND transporter periplasmic adaptor subunit, with translation MRFLTSARPFVACGTLALLAACSSKADEKGGKDAKKNNGPALVDVLVARPSAVTDSIEANGAVVANDYVELHPEVSGRLTFLQVNEGRRVSKGSIIARINDADLQATLQKTRALLQVSRLSQDRLEKLLKIQGVNQADYDLAVSQVRSNEADAAYTQAMLAKTVIRAPFTGVLGLRQVSPGAYVTPTTIIATLQADTKLKVDFTLPEANGGVVHPGSVVMVRLAGNPPRRYPATVLAQESQLNQTTRNLTVRALLPPGAQASPGAFAKVSVSTGAARRSVLLPTNAIMPGDKSDQVVLVKNGRAVLQNVRTGDRKDDQIAVVSGLAAGDSVVTNGVLFTQPGKPVKVRKAKSVN, from the coding sequence ATGCGCTTTCTTACTTCGGCTCGCCCCTTTGTGGCCTGCGGAACCCTGGCCCTGCTGGCCGCCTGTAGCTCCAAAGCCGACGAAAAAGGCGGTAAAGACGCCAAAAAGAACAACGGCCCCGCCTTAGTCGACGTGCTGGTGGCCCGCCCCTCAGCCGTCACCGATTCCATTGAGGCCAACGGCGCGGTGGTGGCCAACGACTACGTGGAGTTGCACCCCGAAGTGAGTGGCCGCCTCACCTTTCTGCAAGTGAACGAGGGCCGGCGCGTAAGCAAGGGCAGCATCATCGCCCGCATCAACGACGCCGACTTGCAGGCTACGTTGCAGAAAACCAGGGCCCTGCTGCAAGTCTCGCGCCTCTCGCAGGACCGGCTGGAAAAGCTGCTGAAAATCCAGGGCGTGAACCAGGCCGATTACGACTTGGCCGTGAGCCAGGTACGCAGCAACGAAGCCGATGCTGCTTACACCCAGGCCATGCTGGCCAAAACCGTCATCCGGGCCCCCTTCACCGGGGTGCTGGGCCTGCGCCAGGTGAGCCCCGGGGCCTACGTGACGCCCACCACCATCATCGCTACGCTTCAGGCCGACACCAAGCTCAAGGTTGATTTCACGCTGCCCGAGGCCAACGGCGGCGTGGTGCACCCCGGCTCCGTGGTGATGGTGCGCCTGGCCGGCAACCCGCCGCGCCGCTACCCCGCCACCGTGCTGGCCCAGGAAAGCCAACTGAACCAAACCACGCGCAACCTCACTGTGCGGGCCCTGCTGCCGCCCGGCGCGCAGGCCAGCCCCGGGGCCTTCGCCAAGGTGAGCGTGAGCACCGGCGCGGCCCGCCGCAGTGTGCTGCTACCCACCAACGCCATCATGCCCGGCGATAAATCAGACCAGGTGGTGCTGGTGAAAAACGGCAGGGCCGTGCTGCAAAACGTGCGCACCGGCGACCGCAAGGATGACCAAATCGCCGTCGTCAGTGGCCTCGCCGCCGGCGACTCGGTGGTGACGAACGGGGTTTTATTTACGCAGCCCGGCAAGCCGGTGAAGGTGCGCAAGGCGAAATCTGTGAATTAA